The following proteins come from a genomic window of Nitrospirota bacterium:
- a CDS encoding ABC transporter permease: MTFWKRFKQNKLALIGGIVVAFLFAIAIFAPAITPYDPNAINVQNILEPPGFTHPFGTDDLGRDILSRIIWGSRISLSVGFVAVGISTFIGVILGAITGYYGGWVDRVIMRFVDIMLSIPTFFLLLAVIAFLEPGISNIMIVIGLTSWMGVTRLVRAEFLSVKEREFTLSARAIGAGDMRIIFRHILPNSMAPVLVSAVLGVAGAILTESALSFLGIGVQPPTSSWGNILTIGKDNIEIAWWLSVFPGVAILVTVLAYNLLGEGIRDAIDPRMKV, from the coding sequence ATGACATTCTGGAAGCGCTTCAAACAGAACAAGCTCGCATTAATCGGCGGGATAGTAGTTGCATTTCTTTTTGCCATTGCCATATTTGCCCCGGCTATAACCCCCTATGATCCCAATGCAATCAATGTCCAGAACATTCTTGAGCCGCCAGGTTTTACCCATCCCTTCGGGACAGATGACCTCGGCCGTGATATCCTGAGCCGTATTATCTGGGGTTCACGAATCTCTCTTTCTGTCGGTTTTGTAGCAGTCGGAATATCAACTTTTATTGGGGTCATACTCGGTGCAATAACAGGATACTATGGAGGCTGGGTGGACCGGGTAATCATGAGGTTTGTAGATATAATGCTGTCAATCCCGACTTTTTTCCTTCTCCTTGCAGTTATAGCATTTCTTGAACCAGGTATAAGCAATATTATGATTGTGATTGGGCTGACATCGTGGATGGGAGTAACCAGACTGGTGCGGGCTGAGTTCCTTTCAGTTAAGGAACGGGAATTTACACTGTCGGCAAGGGCAATCGGGGCTGGGGACATGAGGATAATTTTCAGGCATATCCTCCCCAACTCAATGGCCCCTGTTCTTGTCTCTGCAGTACTGGGTGTTGCCGGCGCTATCCTTACGGAGTCTGCATTAAGCTTTCTCGGAATTGGCGTGCAACCGCCTACATCCAGCTGGGGGAATATACTGACTATTGGCAAGGACAATATAGAGATTGCCTGGTGGTTGTCCGTATTTCCCGGTGTTGCTATACTGGTTACAGTCCTCGCTTATAATCTTCTTGGCGAAGGCATTAGAGATGCTATAGACCCAAGGATGAAGGTTTGA
- a CDS encoding Na/Pi cotransporter family protein has protein sequence MLFFPAISFLGGIAILLYGIRLAGDGLQKAAGGRLRAILTSLTKNRFMGIGVGAVVTAILQSSSATTVMLVGFVSAGLMSLNQTMGVILGADIGTTFTVQILSFRVYDIAILFIAFGVAIMFLGKRAVIRDIGEGILGFSFIFFSIKIMSDSMMPLKESVIFKAVLLSVGENPITGILIAAVLTAIVQSSAAVIGMTLALSLQNLMTLDVAIPIIFGANIGTCAAAVISSIGANVEARQVAAAHTLFKILGVVIFFPFTGYFKELIEYSASDIPRQIANAHTLFNIAIGVIFIPLTDPIANLIRKIIPERKDDRFAPKYLDPHVLSTPALALGQAAREALRMAEIVQWMLNESITVFRTNDRDLLSRIEQRDDEVDMLDREIRLYLTKLAQSSLSPSQSKREFGLIAITGNMENIGDIIDKNLMELAKKKINHGVSFSEEGMNEITEFHKKVVENLDIAISSFMSRDKDLAHKVVRHNARMGEIERDLRQAHINRLHMGLQESIDTSAIHLDVLSNLIRINSHITNIAYPTLEENGG, from the coding sequence ATGTTATTTTTTCCTGCTATATCATTTCTTGGCGGCATAGCGATACTGTTATATGGAATAAGGCTTGCCGGCGACGGACTTCAGAAGGCAGCAGGCGGCCGCCTTCGTGCCATACTCACGTCACTTACTAAAAATAGATTCATGGGAATAGGTGTGGGTGCAGTCGTTACTGCTATCCTCCAGAGCAGCAGCGCTACTACAGTCATGTTAGTAGGCTTTGTCAGCGCAGGTCTTATGAGTCTTAACCAGACCATGGGTGTTATCTTAGGCGCGGATATAGGGACAACCTTTACTGTTCAGATACTCTCTTTCAGGGTATATGACATCGCCATTCTCTTCATAGCCTTCGGCGTTGCAATAATGTTTCTTGGGAAAAGGGCTGTAATCCGGGATATTGGCGAAGGGATACTCGGTTTTTCATTCATATTCTTCTCTATAAAGATTATGTCAGACAGCATGATGCCGCTGAAAGAGAGCGTTATTTTTAAGGCTGTGCTGCTGTCTGTTGGGGAGAATCCCATTACAGGGATATTGATTGCCGCTGTCCTCACAGCAATTGTCCAGAGCAGTGCGGCGGTAATTGGAATGACGCTTGCGTTGTCACTTCAGAATCTGATGACGCTTGATGTGGCCATCCCCATAATATTTGGCGCAAATATAGGTACTTGCGCAGCTGCTGTTATTTCAAGCATTGGCGCTAACGTTGAGGCGCGGCAGGTCGCTGCCGCCCATACATTATTCAAGATACTTGGTGTTGTTATATTCTTTCCTTTTACCGGTTATTTTAAAGAGCTCATAGAGTATTCTGCCTCAGACATACCAAGACAAATAGCCAATGCCCATACCCTGTTTAATATTGCAATAGGAGTGATATTTATCCCGCTTACGGATCCGATTGCAAATCTCATACGAAAAATCATACCTGAACGTAAAGATGATAGATTTGCGCCCAAATATCTGGATCCGCATGTATTAAGCACCCCGGCTCTTGCACTGGGACAGGCTGCGCGTGAGGCACTCAGGATGGCTGAGATAGTCCAGTGGATGCTTAATGAGAGCATAACGGTCTTCAGGACTAATGACAGAGACCTCCTGAGCAGGATTGAGCAGAGGGACGATGAAGTTGATATGCTTGACAGGGAGATAAGGCTTTATCTCACAAAGCTTGCCCAGTCTTCACTCTCGCCGTCTCAGTCTAAAAGGGAATTCGGGTTAATAGCGATAACCGGTAATATGGAGAATATTGGTGATATTATTGACAAGAACCTTATGGAGCTTGCGAAGAAGAAGATTAACCACGGTGTCTCATTCTCAGAGGAGGGGATGAATGAGATAACAGAATTTCACAAGAAGGTAGTTGAGAATCTCGACATAGCAATTTCTTCCTTTATGAGCAGGGATAAAGACCTCGCACATAAGGTGGTACGTCACAATGCAAGGATGGGCGAGATTGAAAGGGATTTGAGGCAGGCCCATATCAACAGGCTCCACATGGGGCTTCAGGAGTCCATAGATACGAGTGCTATACACCTGGATGTATTGAGCAATCTCATAAGAATTAATTCACATATTACCAATATTGCCTATCCGACGCTGGAAGAAAACGGTGGTTAG
- the ffh gene encoding signal recognition particle protein: MFDNLTTKLDAILKKFKGKGVLTEQDISEGLREVRLALLEADVNFKVVKEFVDRIKERAMGHDVMESLTPGQQVVKIVYEELCSIMGEPSDGIHLAPNPPTVIMLSGLQGSGKTTTAGKLASMFKKKGRKVLLVAADIRRPAAVKQLCVLGEGLKVQVYTPEGGKDALAVCRDGVEHAKMYGHDVVILDTAGRLHIDDELMEELVMIKESVRPLELLLVVDAMTGQDAVNIATHFDKSLNITGIILTKMDGDARGGAVLSIRHVTGKPVRLIGMGEKLDQLEPFQPDRIASRILGMGDVLSLIEKAQSAYSLEEVSNLKNKLKGDGFTLEDFRAQMRQLRKLGSLTDLIQMIPGGKKMLQAAGGEIPDDSLKRVEAIINSMTMRERVDHTIINGSRRKRIAKGSGTKVEEINRLLKQFVEARKMMKGLSGAKGKLSMLNQARRLFS, translated from the coding sequence ATGTTTGATAATCTTACAACTAAGTTAGACGCTATACTGAAGAAGTTTAAGGGTAAAGGAGTTTTAACTGAGCAGGATATTTCGGAAGGGCTCAGAGAGGTAAGGTTAGCCCTCCTTGAAGCGGATGTAAACTTTAAGGTAGTAAAGGAATTTGTTGACCGTATTAAAGAGAGGGCGATGGGCCATGATGTTATGGAGAGCCTGACCCCTGGTCAGCAAGTGGTAAAGATTGTTTACGAGGAGCTTTGCTCAATTATGGGGGAGCCCAGCGACGGTATTCACCTCGCACCTAACCCTCCAACGGTTATTATGTTATCAGGGCTGCAGGGCTCCGGTAAGACCACTACCGCAGGCAAGCTTGCCTCGATGTTTAAAAAGAAGGGCCGAAAGGTGCTTTTGGTAGCGGCGGATATAAGAAGGCCGGCAGCTGTCAAGCAGTTGTGCGTATTGGGTGAGGGCCTTAAAGTGCAGGTGTATACACCTGAAGGTGGAAAAGATGCTTTAGCTGTGTGCCGTGATGGGGTTGAGCATGCAAAGATGTATGGTCATGACGTAGTAATACTGGATACTGCAGGCCGTCTGCATATTGATGACGAGTTGATGGAAGAGCTCGTAATGATAAAGGAAAGTGTCAGACCGTTGGAATTGCTTCTTGTTGTTGATGCAATGACTGGTCAGGACGCAGTCAATATAGCTACACATTTCGACAAGTCTCTCAACATAACCGGTATAATATTAACAAAGATGGATGGTGACGCAAGGGGGGGCGCGGTCTTATCAATCAGGCATGTTACAGGTAAACCTGTCAGGCTGATAGGTATGGGTGAAAAGCTTGATCAGCTCGAACCGTTTCAGCCGGATAGGATAGCTTCCAGGATACTGGGGATGGGTGATGTGCTCTCTCTTATAGAAAAGGCCCAAAGTGCATACTCACTTGAGGAGGTATCAAACTTAAAGAATAAGTTGAAGGGTGATGGTTTTACCCTTGAAGATTTCAGGGCTCAGATGAGGCAATTAAGAAAGTTAGGCTCTCTTACAGACCTTATTCAGATGATTCCAGGAGGCAAAAAAATGCTTCAGGCTGCCGGAGGTGAGATTCCGGATGACAGTCTCAAGAGGGTAGAGGCCATAATAAATTCCATGACAATGCGGGAGAGGGTAGATCATACTATCATTAATGGGAGCAGGCGCAAGAGGATTGCGAAAGGTAGTGGTACGAAAGTAGAGGAGATAAACAGACTGCTAAAGCAATTTGTCGAGGCCAGAAAAATGATGAAAGGTCTTTCAGGGGCAAAGGGTAAATTGTCAATGCTGAACCAGGCCAGAAGGCTGTTTTCATGA
- a CDS encoding triose-phosphate isomerase — protein MRKPLIVANWKMNKTISDALQFVAECKRLLKDISVHNVDIILSPPFTSIKAVYDAVNGENIYVAAQNLYWEEKGAFTGEVSAPMLKDCGCTYAIIGHSERRNLFGETDEGINKKIRFAIHTGLNPIFCIGESLQQREEEETFRVIRDQVEKGLNGLNEEAFSSLLIAYEPVWAIGTGKNATAEQAEEIHGFIRSIIRESYGRSVSEALRILYGGSVTPDNICELIREHDIDGALVGGASLKADSFVKIVVGAIGN, from the coding sequence TTGCGTAAACCTTTAATAGTAGCAAACTGGAAGATGAATAAGACGATATCTGATGCACTGCAGTTTGTTGCAGAATGCAAGAGGCTGTTAAAAGATATTTCTGTTCATAATGTGGATATCATTTTATCCCCGCCTTTTACATCTATCAAAGCTGTTTATGATGCTGTCAATGGTGAAAATATCTATGTTGCTGCACAAAATCTATACTGGGAGGAAAAAGGGGCATTTACAGGAGAGGTCTCAGCCCCAATGCTTAAAGATTGCGGATGTACATATGCAATTATTGGACATAGCGAAAGAAGAAACCTGTTTGGAGAGACCGATGAAGGGATTAACAAAAAGATACGGTTTGCAATTCATACAGGACTAAACCCTATTTTCTGTATCGGAGAATCTCTTCAACAGAGAGAAGAGGAAGAAACATTCCGGGTCATAAGAGATCAGGTTGAGAAGGGGCTTAATGGTTTGAACGAAGAAGCCTTTAGCAGTCTCCTCATTGCTTATGAACCAGTATGGGCTATTGGTACCGGTAAGAATGCTACCGCTGAACAGGCAGAGGAGATTCATGGTTTCATAAGGTCAATAATAAGGGAGAGTTACGGCAGAAGTGTTTCAGAGGCGCTCAGGATACTTTATGGAGGAAGCGTTACACCTGATAATATATGTGAATTAATTCGAGAGCACGATATTGATGGCGCTCTTGTAGGAGGTGCAAGCCTGAAGGCAGATTCTTTTGTGAAAATTGTAGTTGGTGCAATAGGAAATTAA
- a CDS encoding bifunctional acetate--CoA ligase family protein/GNAT family N-acetyltransferase gives MWFGSTERRYFQVKKLFSPNTVAVIGATERAGSVGRTVLENLVRFPDRKVFPVNPKRKEVMGMECFPSVTDIPVTVDLAVIVTPAMTVPAIVEECGQAGIEGVIIISAGFREAGEEGRGLEDEIRKIKHKYGMRIVGPNCLGVIRPHISLNASFLKVNPKPGKIAFISQSGALGSAILDWAIESNVGFSMFASLGSMIDVDFGDIIDFVGDDPNTKSIMLYIEGIGNAKKFMSAARGFARSKPIIVIKPGKFAESARAAVSHTGAMAGDYHVYDAAFKRAGVIRIEEIADMFNVAEVLHSKYLPKGPKLAIVTNAGGVGVIATDALMEAHGELSKLSEESINELDSHMPAHWSRGNPVDVLGDADIDRYVNAINVCLNDDEVNGLLIIYTPQGAAKPDELANRIVEIAKKSYKPIVTVWMGGKRAKEGRAVFIKNNIPTYETPEHAVKTYLYMYKYGKNLQLLYETPAELSVDQAPPKHHLKALIRRTVQEGRTLLNEDESKKLLKDYGIPVSRSVLTANIDDALASAREIGYPVVLKIVSPDITHKTDVGGVVTGINSDDQLRDEYDRLIARIKERQPEAVISGVSVQKMFERIDYELILGAKKDREFGTVILFGMGGVGVEIFRDFSVALPPLNQTLARRLMEETEVYRMIQGYRGRPPADIRQLEQIIVAFSNLIVDFPEIAEMDINPLAISGQTILALDARTVIDKDALESPSPYHHLVITPYPTRYVMPWKLMDGTEILLRPIRPEDEPMESEMVSTLSEQALVGRFFQAVRKISHQMLTRYCNIDYDREMAIVAEIKDAGRKRLIGIGRIIIDTDFRKGEFAVLVHDDFQRRGLGYKLVDMLIGIAHEKGLEKVYGTVLTDNKQMLRICRELGFTVRDIPDGLSKVELVLK, from the coding sequence ATGTGGTTCGGATCGACAGAGAGGCGGTATTTTCAAGTGAAAAAATTATTTTCACCCAACACAGTTGCAGTTATCGGCGCCACGGAGCGGGCGGGTTCTGTAGGCAGAACAGTACTGGAGAATTTGGTCAGATTTCCTGATAGGAAGGTCTTCCCTGTAAACCCTAAGAGAAAAGAAGTCATGGGGATGGAATGCTTCCCATCCGTTACAGACATCCCTGTTACTGTTGATCTTGCAGTTATTGTTACCCCGGCAATGACTGTCCCTGCGATAGTTGAGGAGTGCGGGCAGGCGGGGATTGAAGGTGTAATTATAATTTCAGCCGGCTTCAGAGAGGCAGGAGAAGAAGGCAGGGGATTGGAAGATGAAATAAGAAAGATCAAGCACAAATATGGTATGAGGATTGTCGGACCAAACTGTCTTGGAGTTATTCGGCCGCACATCAGTCTTAATGCCTCCTTTCTGAAGGTCAATCCAAAACCTGGTAAGATCGCCTTTATATCGCAGAGCGGTGCACTTGGGAGCGCTATCCTTGACTGGGCCATAGAATCCAACGTTGGTTTCAGCATGTTCGCCTCCCTTGGTTCCATGATTGATGTAGATTTCGGGGATATAATTGATTTTGTTGGTGATGATCCGAATACGAAAAGCATTATGCTCTATATCGAAGGCATCGGAAATGCCAAGAAGTTCATGAGTGCAGCGAGGGGGTTTGCCCGCAGTAAGCCTATTATTGTTATTAAGCCCGGTAAGTTCGCAGAAAGTGCCCGGGCAGCGGTTTCACACACAGGCGCTATGGCCGGTGATTACCATGTTTATGATGCTGCCTTTAAGAGGGCGGGTGTTATCAGGATTGAAGAAATAGCTGACATGTTTAATGTAGCAGAGGTACTCCACTCAAAATATCTCCCAAAAGGTCCCAAATTGGCAATTGTTACTAATGCCGGAGGTGTTGGAGTCATAGCAACTGATGCCCTGATGGAGGCTCATGGTGAGCTGTCTAAACTCTCGGAAGAAAGCATCAATGAGCTGGACTCGCATATGCCGGCCCACTGGAGCAGAGGCAACCCGGTTGATGTGCTGGGGGATGCTGATATTGACAGATATGTAAATGCCATTAATGTCTGTCTAAATGACGATGAGGTGAATGGTTTATTGATTATATATACACCTCAGGGGGCGGCAAAACCTGACGAACTTGCCAACAGGATAGTTGAGATCGCAAAAAAATCATACAAGCCGATTGTAACGGTATGGATGGGTGGTAAAAGGGCGAAAGAAGGCAGGGCTGTGTTCATCAAGAATAATATACCTACTTATGAGACGCCTGAGCATGCGGTCAAGACATATCTCTATATGTACAAGTATGGCAAGAATTTGCAGCTATTGTACGAGACTCCTGCTGAGTTGTCAGTAGACCAGGCGCCTCCCAAACATCATTTGAAGGCATTGATAAGAAGGACAGTACAGGAAGGCAGGACACTTCTTAATGAGGATGAATCAAAAAAACTCCTGAAGGATTATGGTATTCCTGTCAGCAGGTCTGTCCTTACGGCAAATATTGACGATGCACTTGCCTCTGCCAGGGAAATAGGTTATCCGGTAGTGTTAAAGATAGTATCGCCTGACATAACTCACAAGACAGATGTAGGTGGGGTCGTAACAGGGATAAACTCTGATGACCAATTAAGAGATGAGTATGACAGGTTGATCGCGCGTATAAAAGAAAGGCAGCCGGAGGCAGTTATCAGCGGTGTCTCTGTTCAGAAGATGTTTGAGAGGATAGACTATGAACTTATACTTGGCGCAAAAAAGGACAGGGAGTTCGGGACAGTAATCCTCTTTGGAATGGGAGGGGTAGGGGTAGAAATATTTCGTGATTTCTCTGTTGCACTGCCGCCGCTCAATCAGACCCTTGCAAGAAGGCTTATGGAGGAGACAGAGGTCTATAGAATGATCCAGGGGTACCGGGGCAGGCCTCCGGCAGATATAAGGCAATTAGAGCAGATTATAGTTGCCTTCTCAAATCTGATTGTGGATTTTCCAGAGATAGCAGAGATGGATATCAACCCGCTTGCTATTTCAGGACAGACAATATTGGCCCTTGATGCGAGGACAGTAATTGATAAAGATGCCCTGGAATCCCCTTCGCCTTATCACCATCTTGTTATAACTCCATACCCGACAAGATATGTAATGCCCTGGAAATTGATGGATGGAACGGAAATCCTGCTGAGGCCTATACGTCCTGAAGATGAACCAATGGAAAGCGAAATGGTGTCAACGCTCTCTGAACAGGCCCTTGTTGGCAGGTTCTTTCAGGCCGTCAGAAAAATATCACATCAAATGCTGACCAGGTACTGCAATATTGATTATGATCGTGAGATGGCTATAGTCGCAGAGATAAAAGATGCAGGCAGGAAACGGCTGATAGGAATTGGAAGGATTATTATAGATACAGACTTCAGGAAAGGTGAGTTTGCGGTATTGGTCCACGATGATTTTCAAAGAAGGGGCCTTGGTTATAAGCTTGTTGACATGCTCATTGGAATAGCACATGAAAAAGGTTTGGAAAAGGTTTATGGTACAGTGTTGACTGATAATAAGCAGATGCTCAGGATTTGCAGAGAGCTTGGTTTTACTGTTAGAGATATACCTGACGGTCTCAGCAAGGTTGAATTAGTGTTAAAATGA
- the secG gene encoding preprotein translocase subunit SecG, which yields MTIFFVIIHIIVSVILIGVVLIQQGKGSEMGAAFGGSSSQTVFGSRGPGNFLSKLTTVAAVIFILTSFVLAFVGSNKGASSVIPEQTEVPALPQPQTPLSQPETSAPVPPAETGVNTVPAAPVTPVKK from the coding sequence GTGACGATTTTTTTTGTAATCATTCATATAATTGTATCAGTAATACTTATAGGAGTTGTATTAATTCAGCAGGGAAAGGGGTCCGAGATGGGCGCTGCCTTTGGCGGTTCTTCAAGTCAGACCGTATTTGGCAGCCGCGGACCTGGCAATTTTCTTAGCAAGCTAACAACGGTTGCCGCAGTAATCTTTATTTTAACATCTTTTGTACTTGCATTCGTTGGCAGTAATAAAGGTGCGTCATCAGTTATTCCGGAACAGACAGAAGTCCCTGCGTTGCCGCAGCCTCAGACCCCGCTGTCACAGCCCGAAACTTCAGCGCCGGTTCCGCCGGCCGAGACTGGTGTGAATACTGTTCCAGCAGCTCCGGTTACGCCGGTAAAGAAATAG
- a CDS encoding HAMP domain-containing protein, whose product MSLKNIRIKYRLMAGFGIVLSLFVICGVITTFLLIKSDRSINVVKEESLPFALIAKDIAFNVVQVQQFLTDVSATHNTEALKEAEDAAQKFHLEVAKFKDMFRAENDQESLRRIEEIESAFNNYYDTGKKMAGVYVNKGIAAGNIIMEDFDKTSIAITSRVEEFVKQQTDVASLMSDNVQKSISQIITILLVMSVITLISGILIAWYITSSVVRPLSRAVDVSNSIASGDLTITIESDSTDETGQLLRSMDNMVTNLKKLIANMKETSSNMASASEELSASSEEMSKGVISQSDRSTQIASAAHEMSQTVVEIAKNASNIAASASGTAHIAKDGENIVEKSVSEVKDIAATVSESSKVMVSLGERSKQIGDIIRVISEIADQTNLLALNAAIEAARAGEQGKGFAVVADEVRKLAERTAKATSEIGAMIGAIQDEVQKSVTSMDAVSKMVGSGVEFSTQTGDALQKIVSSVSDLQMMVQQIASATEEMSATSEMISGDIMAVAKVSKDTSTGSEQIAEASSEVARLASRLLSMGEQFKV is encoded by the coding sequence ATGTCTCTAAAAAATATTAGAATCAAATATCGTTTGATGGCGGGTTTTGGGATTGTACTCTCTTTGTTTGTAATTTGCGGGGTTATAACGACTTTTCTTCTTATTAAGTCAGACAGGAGTATCAATGTTGTCAAGGAGGAGAGTTTGCCATTTGCACTTATTGCAAAAGACATTGCATTTAATGTAGTTCAAGTTCAGCAATTCCTGACGGACGTCTCTGCCACCCACAATACTGAGGCATTAAAGGAGGCTGAAGATGCTGCACAAAAATTCCATTTGGAAGTTGCCAAGTTTAAGGATATGTTCAGAGCTGAAAATGACCAGGAGTCTTTGAGGAGGATAGAGGAGATAGAGTCCGCGTTTAACAACTATTATGATACAGGCAAAAAAATGGCAGGCGTCTATGTTAATAAAGGCATAGCGGCAGGAAACATCATAATGGAGGACTTTGACAAGACAAGTATTGCCATAACATCCAGGGTTGAAGAATTTGTCAAACAACAGACAGATGTAGCCTCATTGATGTCAGATAATGTTCAGAAATCAATAAGCCAGATTATTACAATTCTGCTGGTAATGTCGGTTATCACATTAATTTCAGGAATTCTTATAGCCTGGTACATTACATCAAGCGTGGTCCGGCCCTTGAGCCGGGCTGTGGATGTTTCCAATTCTATCGCAAGTGGTGACCTCACAATAACAATTGAGAGCGACAGCACAGATGAAACGGGGCAGTTGCTTCGATCAATGGATAATATGGTTACCAACCTTAAGAAACTTATCGCAAACATGAAGGAAACTTCAAGCAATATGGCATCAGCAAGTGAAGAGTTGAGCGCCAGTTCAGAAGAGATGTCAAAGGGTGTTATTTCGCAGTCAGACAGGTCTACTCAAATCGCCTCGGCTGCACACGAAATGTCTCAGACGGTTGTCGAGATCGCTAAGAATGCGTCCAATATTGCGGCATCGGCCAGTGGCACAGCCCATATAGCAAAGGATGGTGAAAATATAGTTGAGAAGTCGGTATCAGAGGTTAAGGATATTGCGGCAACAGTGAGCGAATCATCCAAGGTAATGGTGTCTCTGGGAGAGAGATCAAAACAGATTGGCGACATTATCCGGGTTATAAGTGAGATCGCAGACCAGACAAATCTTCTTGCTTTGAACGCTGCAATTGAAGCGGCTCGAGCCGGAGAGCAGGGAAAGGGTTTTGCAGTTGTTGCTGATGAGGTCAGGAAACTTGCTGAGAGGACTGCAAAGGCAACTTCCGAGATTGGGGCAATGATTGGAGCTATACAGGATGAAGTTCAAAAAAGCGTAACCTCAATGGATGCGGTCTCTAAGATGGTAGGGTCAGGCGTAGAGTTCTCAACTCAAACAGGTGATGCATTGCAAAAGATCGTATCCAGTGTAAGTGATCTTCAGATGATGGTCCAGCAGATAGCATCAGCAACTGAGGAAATGTCTGCAACATCAGAAATGATAAGCGGAGATATCATGGCGGTTGCCAAGGTCTCGAAAGATACGTCGACCGGTTCAGAACAGATAGCCGAAGCATCTTCCGAGGTAGCCCGACTTGCATCCAGACTCCTTTCAATGGGGGAACAGTTTAAGGTCTGA
- a CDS encoding ABC transporter permease, whose product MVIYFAKRLLEMIPTIIGITLISFFIIHLAPGKPTDILSELNPKITPEAREKLERYYGLDKPIIVQYGIWVKRLIKLDFGESFSTDKRPVWDKIRERLPITILINVLSLILVILIAIPIGVSSATHQYSLYDKITTVVVFVGFAIPTFWLALLLMILFGVYLDWLPISGIKSMNYDTLSSLGKIRDMSSHLVLPVLLGAFGGLAGLSRYMRSNMLEVIRADYVTTARAKGLSERAVIYKHAMRNALLPVITILGLSVPGLIGGSVIFETIFAIPGMGQLFYMSVMTRDYPLIMGVLTIGAVLTLIGNLLADAGYAIADPRIRNR is encoded by the coding sequence ATGGTTATATATTTTGCAAAACGTCTTCTTGAGATGATTCCTACTATCATAGGGATAACGCTAATATCTTTTTTCATTATTCACCTTGCCCCGGGTAAGCCAACCGATATTCTTTCAGAATTAAATCCCAAGATAACACCTGAGGCCAGGGAGAAGCTCGAAAGGTATTACGGCCTTGATAAACCCATTATCGTTCAGTATGGAATCTGGGTAAAACGTTTGATTAAACTTGATTTTGGTGAATCATTCTCTACAGATAAGAGACCTGTATGGGACAAGATAAGAGAACGTCTGCCGATAACTATTCTGATTAATGTACTTTCTCTGATACTGGTTATACTCATTGCCATTCCCATAGGTGTATCATCTGCCACTCATCAGTATTCCCTCTATGATAAAATTACTACTGTTGTCGTCTTCGTAGGCTTTGCCATTCCTACATTCTGGCTGGCACTTCTTCTTATGATACTCTTTGGAGTCTATTTAGACTGGCTTCCCATATCAGGCATCAAATCAATGAATTATGATACGCTTTCATCTCTTGGTAAGATCCGTGACATGTCAAGCCACCTGGTTCTGCCGGTATTGCTTGGGGCATTTGGAGGTCTTGCCGGTCTTTCCCGTTATATGAGAAGCAATATGCTGGAGGTCATAAGGGCTGATTATGTAACAACCGCACGTGCCAAGGGGCTTTCCGAGAGGGCGGTAATATATAAGCATGCGATGAGAAATGCACTTCTGCCGGTTATAACCATCCTCGGATTATCGGTTCCGGGACTTATCGGCGGCAGCGTAATATTTGAGACTATATTTGCCATCCCGGGCATGGGACAACTGTTTTACATGTCTGTCATGACAAGAGATTATCCCTTGATAATGGGGGTATTAACTATAGGGGCAGTGTTAACCTTAATTGGCAATCTATTGGCAGATGCAGGTTACGCTATAGCTGATCCAAGAATCAGAAACAGGTAA